The window GACGGCCGTAGGGGGCCGGCGCGGTGGCCCAGCCACGCAGGACCTCCACGTTGCGGCGCCGGGCGGCGGGGAGGGACGAGGGGTCGACGTAGTCCGGGTCCAGCTCCAGCTCGGCCGGGTTGACGTCGACCCGGGTGTCCGGGAGGGTGCTCAGCTCGCGCAGCTCCTTGGTGGTGAAGCGGGCGTGCGAGGGGCCCCGGCGGCCCACCATGTGGACGCGGGTGACCTCGCTGGCGGCGAGGGAGGCCAGCGCGGCCTGCGGCATGTCGGTGGGGCTCAGCTCGGTCGCGCCGCGCGCCAGCATGCGGGTGACGTCCACCGCGACGTTCCCGACGCCGATGACCACGGCCGTCCGCGCGCCGAGGGCGGGTCCGTCGAACGCGCAGGCCGTCGCGTCCGGATGGGCGCTGTACCAGGAGACGAACTCGGTGGCCGACCAACTGCCGCGCAACTCCTCGCCCGGGATGCCGAGCCGACGGTCGGCGGCGGCGCCCACGCAGTACACGACCGCGTGGTACAGCTCCCGCAGCCGGGCGGCACCCACTCCGTCCGAGCCCACCCGGACACCGCCGAGGAAACGCACCCGCTCGTGCTCCAGCACGGCACGCAGGTTGTTCTGCAGCGACTTGATCTTCTCGTGGTCCGGCGCGACCCCGTAGCGCACCAGGCCGTACGGGCACGGCAGCCGGTCCAGTACGTCGACGAGCACGTCCGGGTCCTGCTGGACGAGGCTCTGGGCGGTGTAGCACCCGCTCGGCCCCGATCCGACGACGGCGACACGTAGCACGGCGGAACTCCTTTGCGCGAGGAGATCGCTGGTGTCTCCAGGATGGCACCGCGGCGCCCGCCGGGGGAGGGGCGCGGACGTGAGGCAGGGGTGCTGCGCCGTAGGGGTGCCGTGCGCCCCCGGTACGCGTGCCTATTCGCAGAGAATGTGATCATGCGCTTACGTTGCGTATGTGCTGGAAGCATCCTTTCTCAATCTTTCCGACCGCCACTGGCAGGACGGCGCCATGAGCGTGCGGCCCGCCTGGGAGGTGCAGGAGCATGACGGAGCCACGGCATGGTTCAACGCGCGGCTGGCCTTCCCGGACGGCGCCGCGGTGGAGGTGCTCGCCGTGGTCTGCGAGGGCCGGCTGTCCCTGGAGGACGTGCGCGCCCAGCCGCCGCTGTCCCTGGACGACCTGACGGAGCTGGCGGACTGGATCGAGGGCCCGCTGTTCGAGGCGTGCGGCACCACGCCCGAGTACCCCGAGGAGGAGCTGCCGGGGACGGCGCACGGATCCGGGCGGCGGGCCAGGCCCGCGTGGCCGCGCGGGGTGGAGGGGCGGCGGCTGGTGGCCGAGGAGTACCTCGCGGCACAGCGGTCCGGCCACGACCCGGTCCTCGCCGTGATGTGCGCGACCGGGCACAGCCGCCGCAAGTCGCTCCGGCTGATCGCCGGGGCGCGCGACGAGGGCCTGCTCGGCCCCCGCCACGCCCGGCGCTGAGCAGGCCGCCGGCTACGTCGTCAGGTCGCGCATGCGGCTGATCTCCGTGGCCTGCTGGGCGATGACGTCGTCGGCCATCTCCTCGACCAGGATGTTGTTGCCCTGTGCCTTCACGTCCGTGGCCATGGTGATCGCCCCCTCGTGATGAGTGATCATCAGCTTCAGGAAGAGCCGGTCGAACTTCGCCCCGTCGAGGGAACCGAGTTCCTTCATCTGGGCCTCGGTCGCCATACCGGGCATGGCCTCGTGGTCGTGCGAAGTCTCGTGCTCGTCACCGTCGTTGACCTTCAGCCACCCCTCCATGGCCTCGATCTCGGGCTTCTGGGCGGCCGAGATGCGTTCGGCGATCCGCTTCACCTGGGTCGACTTCGCGTGGTCGGGGGCGAGTTCGGTCATCTCCAGCGCCTGGGTGTGGTGCACGATCATCATGCGCGCGTAGTCGAAGTCCGCGGAATTCGGAGTGTCATCCTCCGCTCGCTGCTTCTCAACTTCTTCCGGCGAAAGGGTTTGAGCCGCCTCACCCGGTTTTCCGGGGGCGATCACCGCAGGTCCGCTCGACCGGGCGGAACCGCCGTCGGGGTCCGCCCCGGACCCCGAGTCGCAGCCCGCGAGCGCCAGGAGAACGGCCGTCAGTGAGGCCGTGACCAGCGGCGCGCGGGGTGGGCGGCGAACGAGCACAGTGACCTCCTGGGGCACGGCAACGGGTGTACGCCTCTTGAGTGTTGACGAACTTTCCTCACACGCTTTCACTGATCGGTGATCAAATTTGTTCGTTACAAGTACATTGCCGCCTGTTGATCTGTGCATGATGAAGACGATACTTCGGAGGAGCCTGAACCGTTCGACTGCGAACGGCTACACGGGAGGACACAGTGACCCTGTTGAACAACCTTCGGACGCGGCGCAGACGTCTGGGGGTCGCCGCGACGGCGGCCGGTCTCCTGGCCGCGTTACTCACCGCCGGACCGGCGGCCGCGACTCCTGACCCCGGGGAC is drawn from Streptomyces bottropensis ATCC 25435 and contains these coding sequences:
- a CDS encoding FAD-dependent oxidoreductase translates to MLRVAVVGSGPSGCYTAQSLVQQDPDVLVDVLDRLPCPYGLVRYGVAPDHEKIKSLQNNLRAVLEHERVRFLGGVRVGSDGVGAARLRELYHAVVYCVGAAADRRLGIPGEELRGSWSATEFVSWYSAHPDATACAFDGPALGARTAVVIGVGNVAVDVTRMLARGATELSPTDMPQAALASLAASEVTRVHMVGRRGPSHARFTTKELRELSTLPDTRVDVNPAELELDPDYVDPSSLPAARRRNVEVLRGWATAPAPYGRRRIRLRFFLRPVEILADGDRVCGVRLERTEPDAHGGLTGTGRYEEVEAQLVLRSVGYRGVPLDGLPFDPAGGTVPHSAGRVLRDGRPSPGEYVAGWIKRGPTGVIGTNRPCAKETVTSLLLDAPELASRRVPDDPVAALRAEGCEPVEWWGWQAIERAEAALGASLGRGVVKLPDWESLMTAAHTGRR
- a CDS encoding DUF6214 family protein produces the protein MSVRPAWEVQEHDGATAWFNARLAFPDGAAVEVLAVVCEGRLSLEDVRAQPPLSLDDLTELADWIEGPLFEACGTTPEYPEEELPGTAHGSGRRARPAWPRGVEGRRLVAEEYLAAQRSGHDPVLAVMCATGHSRRKSLRLIAGARDEGLLGPRHARR
- a CDS encoding DUF305 domain-containing protein, which codes for MLVRRPPRAPLVTASLTAVLLALAGCDSGSGADPDGGSARSSGPAVIAPGKPGEAAQTLSPEEVEKQRAEDDTPNSADFDYARMMIVHHTQALEMTELAPDHAKSTQVKRIAERISAAQKPEIEAMEGWLKVNDGDEHETSHDHEAMPGMATEAQMKELGSLDGAKFDRLFLKLMITHHEGAITMATDVKAQGNNILVEEMADDVIAQQATEISRMRDLTT